A region of Fusarium keratoplasticum isolate Fu6.1 chromosome 6, whole genome shotgun sequence DNA encodes the following proteins:
- a CDS encoding Ras-related protein Rab-6B, which translates to MAQAGGSYNNPLKKFKLVFLGEQSVGKTSLITRFMYDSFDNMYQATIGIDFLSKTMYLEDRTVRLQLWDTAGQERFRSLIPSYIRDSSVAVVVYDISKFVFADAKSFQNTKKWIDDVRAERGNDVIIVLVGNKTDLNDKREVTTQQGEEEAKKNNLMFVETSAKLGHNVKNLFKRIAQALPGMEGTDAAAQASSQMIDVKTNNAQQSQEGCAC; encoded by the exons ATGGCGCAGGCCGGCGGATCTTACAACAACCCCTTGAAGAAGTTCAA GTTGGTGTTTCTAGGAGAGCAGAGTG TGGGCAAGACCTCCTTGATCACACGATTCATGTACGATTCCTTCGACAACATGTACCAGGCGACGATCGGCATTGATTTCCTCTCCAAG ACCATGTACCTCGAGGACCGGACGGTGCGGCTGCAACTTTGGGATACTGCTGGACAAGAACGATTCCGAAGCTTGATTCCCTCATACATCCGTGATTCCAGCGTAGCTGTTGTCGTCTACGATATTTCGA AGTTCGTCTTTGCAGACGCCAAGTCGTtccaaaacaccaagaagTGGATCGACGACGTACGAGCCGAGCGAGGTAACGACGTGATTATCGTGTTGGTTGGCAACAAGACGGATCTCAACGACAAGCGGGAGGTTACTACACAGcagggtgaggaggaggccaagaagaacaaccTCATGTTTGTCGAGACGAGTGCGAAGCTGGGCCATAACGTCAAGAACCTTTTCAAGAGGATAGCACAGGCTTTGCCTGGTATGGAGGGAACCGATGCTGCAGCGCAAGCTTCGAGTCAAA TGATCGACGTCAAGACGAACAACGCCCAGCAATCACAAGAGGGATGCGCATGTTAA
- a CDS encoding Ribosome biogenesis protein NOP53, translated as MPVLQSKTAGAGDAPKQFNQPSRKGKKAWRKNVDVTEVQEGLEELNKEIIRGGVIKEKASEDLFTLDTTGDSQLPKKFNKHIKKGLKADEIINARSAVPAVSMRKRPGDKTTNGLIPAKRQKTNWVSHKELARLKRVADGEHENTIQIKDATYDLWDMPAAPKETNVDDFLEEEVKAKVPKSMKQEPLSLLKSGKHVPAVQKPSGGYSYNPMFTDYEERLAHESEKALEAERKRLEEEEAERLKQEAAARSAAEAEAAEARANLSEWEEDSEWEGFQSGAEDDKVSAKRPQRKTQAQRNRIKRRKEEERLAKHKAAIKAQRRQEHRIKEIAEEIDENDRNKALVLAEAANDSDDSVSELRDEKLRRKQLGKYKLPERDLELVLPDELQESLRLLKPEGNLLRDRYRSMLVRGKVESRRHIPFKKQAKRKYTEKWTYKDFMI; from the exons ATGCCAGTGTTACAATCCAAGACTGCCGGAGCAGGCGACGCTCCCAAGCAGTTCAATCAGCCGTCGcgaaagggcaagaaggcaTGGAGGAAAAACGTTGATGTTACTGAAGTGCAGGAGGGACTCGAGGAGTTGAACAAGGAGATCATTCGAGG CGGTGTTATCAAAGAGAAGGCGTCCGAAGACCTGTTCACTCTCGACACGACCGGCGACTCGCAGCTGCCCAAGAAATTCAACAAGCACATCAAGAAGGGTCTCAAGGCTGACGAGATCATCAATGCCCGCTCTGCCGTTCCCGCTGTTTCCATGCGCAAGCGACCCGGTGACAAGACCACCAATGGACTCATTCCTGCCAAGCGCCAGAAGACCAACTGGGTATCCCACAAAGAGCTCGCTCGGCTCAAGCGGGTTGCCGACGGCGAGCACGAGAACACCATACAAATCAAGGACGCCACCTACGATCTTTGGGATATGCCGGCGGCTCCCAAGGAGACAAACGTCGATGATTTcttggaagaagaggtcaaggccaaggtgccAAAGTCGATGAAGCAGGAACCCCTTTCCCTCCTCAAGAGCGGAAAGCATGTCCCTGCCGTGCAGAAGCCCTCTGGCGGTTACAGCTACAACCCCATGTTCACCGATTATGAGGAGCGTCTGGCGCATGAGAGCGAGAAGGCCCTTGAGGCGGAGCGTAAGCGCCtagaggaggaggaagctgagcGATTAAAGCAGGAGGCCGCGGCCCGGtcagcagctgaagcagaggcagcagAGGCGCGGGCTAACCTTTCGGAATGGGAGGAAGATTCTGAGTGGGAGGGATTCCAGAGCGGCGCTGAGGACGACAAGGTGTCCGCCAAGCGACCCCAGAGGAAGACACAAGCACAGCGCAACCGTATCAAGCGTcggaaggaggaggagcgcctAGCGAAGCACAAAGCCGCTATCAAAGCCCAGCGCCGCCAGGAGCATCGCATTAAAGAGATCGCcgaggagattgacgagaATGACCGCAACAAGGCCCTTGTCCTCGCCGAAGCCGCCAACGACTCGGACGATTCGGTCAGCGAGCTCCGCGACGAAAAGCTGCGCCGCAAGCAGCTCGGCAAGTACAAGCTCCCTGAGCGAGACCTTGAACTGGTTCTCCCCGACGAGCTGCAGGAGTCTCTGCGGCTGCTCAAGCCCGAGGGCAACCTCCTCCGAGATCGATACAGAAGCATGCTGGTGCGCGGTAAGGTCGAGAGCAGGAGGCATATTCCattcaagaagcaggccaagcgCAAGTACACCGAGAAGTGGACGTACAAGGACTTTATGATATAG
- a CDS encoding EF-hand domain-containing protein has protein sequence MPASSIMAARLARAGRTRAIASSRSIISPITPRSLYSAQSRTFVKLSGASPSITKRSQVTNRTTRQLPSQYFVRALSGKPLPQRNSWVLNFCFRAAAWVGISITVVGAAVVCFFIYDASTYFEHPTQSDIDVSKIALQPRCGGEKNLPIAEVFIDEDDTEEKRRLKNKPRLVILGGGWGGVALLKELNPDDYHVTVISPTNYFLFTPMLPSATVGTLELRSLVEPIRRILSRVHGHFIRAKAADVDFSHKLVEVSQVDAFGKDVSFYVPYDKLVIAVGSVTNPHGVKGLENAFFLKDINDARKIRNQIIHNFELASLPTCPDEERKRLLSFVVSGGGPTGVEFAAELFDLLNEDLTQHFPRLLRNEISVHLIQSRGHILNTYDETVSKYAEDRFARDQVEVLTNSRVKEVQPDKIIFTQKREDGSVITKELPIGFCLWSTGVSQTQFCQKLAKKLGNVQTNRHALETDTHLRLNGSPLGDVYAIGDCSTVQNNVADHIITFLRSLAWKHGKDPETLQLGFSDWREVASDVKRRFPQAINHLKRLDKLFKEFDKDKSGTLDFEELTELLRQIDSKLTSLPATAQRAHQQGQYLARKFNRMSRMNDVLRANEIREGDVDAAVFKAFEYHHLGSLAYIGNSAIFDLGEGRNLAGGLWAVYAWRSVYFAQSVSLRTRLLMAMDWTKRGLFGRDLMSF, from the exons ATGCCCGcttcctccatcatggctgcaCGACTGGCTCGTGCTGGTCGTACCAGGGCTATTGCCAGCTCTCGATCTATAATATCTCCCATTACCCCTCGTTCGCTCTATTCGGCTCAATCGCGAACCTTTGTGAAGCTCTCAGGGGCCTCGCCGTCGATAACCAAGAGATCTCAGGTTACAAACCGAACTACTCGCCAACTCCCCTCTCAGTACTTCGTGCGCGCGCTGTCGGGAAAGCCACTTCCTCAAAGAAACTCGTGGGTTCTCAACTTTTGCTTCCGTGCCGCGGCCTGGGTGGGCATCTCGATCACAGTCGTCGGCGCCGCCGTAGTCTGCTTCTTTATCTACGACGCCTCTACGTACTTTGAGCACCCCACGCAGAGCGATATCGATGTGTCCAAGATTGCCCTCCAGCCTCGATGTGGAGGTGAAAAGAACTTGCCCATCGCTGAGGTCTTTATCGACGAAGATGACACCGAAGAGAAGCGGCGCCTCAAGAACAAGCCACGGCTCGTGATTCTCGGTGGCGGCTGGGGCGGTGTTGCTCTTCTGAAGGAGCTGAACCCGGACGATTACCATGTTACCGTCATCTCGCCGACAAACTATTTCCTCTTCACTCCAATGCTTCCCTCAGCCACAGTTGGTACCCTTGAATTGCGATCACTTGTTGAGCCTATCCGACGCATTCTGAGCCGCGTCCATGGTCACTTCATTCGTGCCAAAGCTGCGGACGTCGACTTCTCACacaagcttgtcgaggtgTCGCAAGTAGATGCATTCGGCAAGGATGTTAGCTTCTACGTTCCCTACGACAAACTGGTCATCGCTGTTGGCTCAGTCACCAATCCTCATGGTGTCAAGGGACTGGAGaacgccttcttcctcaaaGACATTAACGATGCTCGCAAGATCCGAAACCAGATCATTCACAACTTCGAGCTGGCTTCACTTCCAACTTGCCCCGATGAGGAACGCAAGCGGCTCCTGTCTTTTGTTGTGAGTGGTGGCGGTCCTACTGGTGTCGAGTTTGCCGCCGAGTTGTTCGATCTTCTCAACGAGGATCTGACACAACACTTCCCTCGACTCTTGCGCAACGAGATCTCGGTTCATCTCATTCAGAGCCGAGGTCATATTCTCAACACATACGATGAGACTGTGTCTAAGTATGCCGAGGATCGCTTTGCCCGGGACCAAGTCGAGGTTCTCACAAACTCGCGGGTCAAGGAGGTTCAACCCGACAAGATTATCTTTACGCAAAAGCGGGAAGATGGCAGCGTAATTACGAAGGAGCTCCCTATAGGATTCTGTTTATGGTCTACTGGAGTGTCGCAGACCCAGTTCTGCCAAAAattggccaagaagcttggcaACGTTCAAACCAACCGACATGCCCTGGAGACGGACACTCATCTTCGCCTGAACGGCTCACCTCTGGGTGATGTGTACGCAATTGGTGACTGTTCTACTGTTCAGAACAACGTGGCCGATCACATCATCACCTTCCTTCGATCTCTTGCTTGGAAGCACGGCAAAGATCCCGAGACGCTGCAACTTGGTTTTAGTGACTGGCGCGAGGTTGCTAGCGATGTCAAGAGGCGATTCCCTCAGGCTATTAACCATCTCAAGCGCCTCGATAAACTTTTCAAGGAGTTCGACAAGGATAAGTCGGGCACACTGGACTTTGAGGAACTTACTGAGCTGCTCCGCCAAATTGATAGCAAGCTCACGTCTCTACCTGCTACAGCCCAGCGCGCTCATCAGCAAGGCCAGTATCTGGCTCGCAAGTTCAACCGCATGTCTCGTATGAACGACGTTCTACGTGCCAATGAGATTCGGGAGGGCGATGTCGATGCTGCTGTCTTCAAGGCATTCGAATAccaccatcttggcagccttgccTATATCGGTAACTCTGCCATTTTTGATCTCGGTGAAGGCCGGAATCTGGCTGGTGGACTTTGGGCTGTGTATGCCTGGCGCTCTGTCTACTTTGCCCAGAGCGTCAGTCTTCGAACGCGTCTTCTTATGGCCATGGACTGGACGAAGCGAGGTCTCTTTGGACGAG ATTTGATGAGTTTCTAA
- a CDS encoding Flavodoxin-like domain-containing protein: MDAASQHQIKTPEEAVARIAYLSSDVIVSVQPAIGTESDFSAHLKRYAGRKDSSLVAQSADAVPDILPVRHNADPLLSVYTPIRAGKLVSVTTTSSILLPSVSHLYKLANYPVVLHVSLQPRTFADYSVITAIRNSGWTFVQSETLQEAQDMALTAHALAIRTGKGVIHFFAPSTSEKDKPIGVEDAAVIRDILDIESVRRFQAGIPTSSQSGIYADDGHIAVSSDHDAPVVTGAANNGSLTVPPSASASKAPSAGTSVKSSQDSEASTPVAPSSAATTVETTPPQVTSEDVYKCAARIWGQIKTALGREYSAFEYSGPPDAENCLFIFGSDAGAFAQAIDEANPDEIFASAAILTPRLYRPWIGSRLVEAIPRSIKRIAVLEQIHRKTTKWGPLLIDVLTSVKSGPGGVETIVGHQLGYLAPEVVVQALRGVLQNLTAEKPIQNLEVGKKSAWKEPTGYDLKTPQLETAYTKILDQLFGKRAYVANAIKSATTGLSPTVAASPEFGFGSLLARKQRRSQFVSQVKDAATNGSFITDAPKSWLARWAMNADDATKSTEIADDVIARLETDGSPLAAELLSAKGLFRKESLWLTGSDAWSYDLGNSGVHHVLASGENVNMLIIDSTPYSQRATADANRRKKDIGLYAMNFGNVYVASTAVYSSYTQVLQALLEADKFDGPSVVLAYLPYFGETDSPLTVLQETKKAVDAGYWPLYRWNPDNEKKGEPNFSLDSELIKQELKKFLARDNQLTQLAAKEPKFAAALAQDFGTEVRAQQKRKAKDAYNQLLEGLLGAPLTILFASDNGNAGTVAKRLANRGRARGLKTAVMTMEDYPLEDLPAEENIVFVTSTAGQGEFPQNGLPFWDAIKDNTDLDLATVNYSVFGLGDSHYWPRKEDRIYYNKPAKDLDRVLTSLGAKHLVPIGLGDDQDPDGFQTGYQEWEPKIWTALGVDNVDGLPEEPPPITNEDIKIASNYLRGTIVEGLNDTSTLAISAADQQLTKFHGTYMQDDRDIRDERKAQGLEPAYSFMIRCRLPGGISTPKQWVQMDDIANELGNETMKLTTRQTFQFHGVVKSKLKPAMQAINRALMTTIAACGDVNRNVMCSSLPTQSKYHRQVFACSQLISDHLLPSTTAYHEIWLTDENNQKTQVAGDAVQDFEPLYGPTYLPRKFKITIGIPPHNDTDVYAHDIGLIAIKGEDGNLAGFNVLAGGGMGTTHNNKKTYPQTGRMFGFCKTEDVHIVCEKIMLVQRDNGDRKNRKHARLKYTIDDMTVPVFRGKVEELWGKKFEPERPFEFKSNVDTFGWQKDEFGLNHFTFFIENGRIEDTAEFQMKTGLREIAKVHKGEFRLTGNQHLILSNVADEDLPAMKELMKKYKLDNIQFSGLRLSSSACVAFPTCGLAMAESERYLPVLISKLEACLEENGLRQDSIVMRMTGCPNGCARPWLAEVAFVGKAYGAYNMYLGGGYHGQRLNKLYRQSIKEDEILAIMKPLLKQYALERQEGERFGDFCIRTGVIVATTDGQNFHDNIPEDDEDEE; the protein is encoded by the exons ATGGACGCTGCTTCACAGCACCAGATCAAGACTCctgaggaggctg TGGCTCGAATCGCCTACCTCTCCAGCGATGTCATCGTCTCCGTCCAGCCCGCCATTGGCACCGAATCCGACTTCTCTGCCCATCTGAAGCGGTACGCAGGCCGCAAGGACAGCAGCCTGGTCGCCCAGAGCGCTGATGCAGTTCCTGAT ATCCTCCCCGTCCGACACAATGCCGACCCTCTTCTCTCAGTATACACTCCCATCCGAGCTGGCAAGCTCGTCTCCGTCACCACCacatcctccatcctcctcccctccgTCTCACACCTCTACAAGCTGGCCAACTACCCTGTTGTCCTGCACGTCTCCCTCCAGCCGCGGACATTTGCCGACTATTCTGTCATCACCGCTATCCGCAATTCAGGATGGACTTTTGTCCAGTCCGAGACCCTCCAGGAGGCCCAGGACATGGCTCTGACTGCCCATGCTCTGGCTATCCGCACCGGCAAGGGTGTCATCCACTTCTTTGCTCCCTCTACCTCTGAGAAGGACAAGCCcattggtgttgaggacGCCGCAGTCATCCGCGACATTCTCGACATTGAGAGCGTGCGCCGATTCCAAGCTGGCATACCCACATCTTCACAGTCCGGCATCTACGCCGATGATGGCCACATTGCCGTTTCTTCGGATCATGATGCGCCTGTCGTGACCGGCGCTGCTAACAACGGCTCCCTTACTGTGCCCCCCAGTGCCAGCGCCTCCAAGGCTCCTTCAGCTGGAACTTCTGTCAAGTCTAGCCAAGACAGCGAGGCCAGCACTCCCGTTGCGCCCTCTTCCGCTGCCACCACTGTTGAGACCACCCCTCCCCAGGTCACCTCCGAGGACGTCTACAAGTGCGCCGCGCGCATCTGGGGCCAGATCAAGACTGCTCTTGGCCGTGAGTACAGCGCTTTCGAGTACTCTGGACCTCCCGATGCCGAGAATtgtctcttcatcttcggcTCTGATGCTGGCGCCTTCGCCCAGgccatcgacgaggccaacCCTGACGAGATCTTCGCTTCTGCCGCCATCCTCACTCCTCGCCTCTACCGACCTTGGATCGGCTCTAGgctcgtcgaggccatccctCGATCCATTAAGCGAATCGCTGTTCTCGAGCAGATCCACCGCAAGACCACCAAGTGGGGTCCTCTTCTGATCGATGTCCTGACCTCCGTCAAGAGCGGACCCGGTGGTGTCGAGACGATTGTTGGCCATCAGCTGGGCTACCTTGCCCCAGAGGTTGTGGTCCAGGCTCTGCGGGGTGTGCTCCAGAACCTCACCGCCGAGAAGCCTATCCAGAACCTCGAGGTTGGTAAGAAGAGTGCCTGGAAGGAGCCCACTGGCTACGATCTCAAGACTCCTCAGCTTGAGACTGCCTATACCAAGATCCTTGATCAGCTCTTTGGCAAGCGTGCGTACGttgccaacgccatcaagtCTGCTACCACTGGTCTTTCTCCTACCGTTGCTGCTAGCCCCGAGTTCGGCTTTGGTTCTCTGCTCGCTCGCAAGCAACGCCGCAGCCAGTTCGTGTCTCAGGTTAAGGATGCCGCTACCAACGGCAGCTTCATTACCGATGCTCCCAAGAGCTGGCTGGCTCGATGGGCTATGAACGCCGACGATGCCACCAAGTCGACAGAAATTGCCGACGATGTGATTGCCAGACTTGAGACTGATGGCTctcctcttgctgctgagcTCCTCTCTGCCAAGGGCCTCTTCCGCAAGGAGTCGCTCTGGTTGACTGGATCTGACGCTTGGTCTTACGATCTGGGTAACTCTGGTGTTCACCACGTTCTGGCCTCTGGCGAGAATGTCAACATGCTCATCATCGACTCTACCCCCTACTCCCAGAGGGCTACTGCCGACGCCAACCGCCGAAAGAAGGACATTGGCCTTTACGCCATGAACTTCGGAAACGTCTACGTCGCCTCTACTGCTGTCTACAGCTCCTACACCCAGGTCCTCCAGGCCCTGCTCGAGGCTGACAAGTTCGACGGCCCCTCCGTGGTCCTGGCTTACCTGCCTTACTTCGGTGAGACCGACTCTCCCCTGACTGTCCTCcaggagaccaagaaggccgtcgACGCCGGCTACTGGCCTCTTTACCGCTGGAACCCCgacaacgagaagaagggcgagccCAACTTCTCTCTCGACTctgagctcatcaagcaagagctcaagaagtTCTTGGCCCGCGACAACCAGCTCACCCAGCTTGCTGCCAAGGAGCCCAAGTTCGCTGCCGCCCTTGCCCAGGACTTTGGAACCGAGGTCCGAGCTcagcagaagaggaaggccaaggacgccTACAACCAGCTGCTTGAGGGTCTCCTGGGTGCTCCCCTGACTATCCTGTTTGCTTCCGATAACGGCAACGCTGGTACTGTGGCTAAGCGACTTGCTAACCGTGGTCGTGCTCGAGGTCTGAAGACGGCTGTCATGACCATGGAGGACTATCCTCTTGAGGATCTtcctgccgaggagaacaTTGTCTTTGTTACCTCGACGGCCGGTCAGGGTGAGTTCCCCCAGAACGGTCTGCCTTTCTgggatgccatcaaggacaacaCCGATCTCGACCTGGCTACTGTCAACTACTCCGTCTTTGGTCTAGGTGACAGCCACTACTGGCCTCGCAAGGAGGACAGAATTTACTACAACAAGCCTGCCAAGGATCTTGACCGGGTTCTGACCAGCCTGGGTGCCAAGCACCTGGTCCCCATCGGTCTGGGAGACGACCAGGATCCCGATGGATTCCAGACTGGTTACCAGGAGTGGGAGCCCAAGATTTGGACCGCCCTCGGCGTGGACAACGTCGATGGCCTCCCTGAGGAGCCCCCACCTATCACCAACGAGGACATCAAGATTGCTTCCAACTACCTCCGTGGTACCATTGTGGAGGGTCTCAACGACACTTCCACACTTGCTATCTCGGCCGCCGACCAGCAGCTTACCAAGTTCCACGGTACTTACATGCAGGACGACCGTGATATCCGAGACGAGCGCAAGGCTCAGGGTCTGGAGCCCGCCTACTCCTTCATGATCCGATGCCGACTTCCTGGTGGTATCTCGACGCCCAAGCAGTGGGTTCAGATGGAcgacatcgccaacgagCTCGGCAACGAGACCATGAAACTCACCACCCGACAGACCTTCCAGTTCCACGGTGTCGTCAAGAGCAAGCTCAAGCCTGCCATGCAGGCCATCAACCGTGCCCTGATGACTACCATCGCTGCTTGCGGTGACGTGAACCGAAACGTCATGTGCAGTTCGCTTCCCACCCAGTCCAAGTATCACCGCCAGGTATTTGCTTGCTCGCAGCTCATCAGCGACCACCTCCTGCCCTCGACCACCGCCTACCACGAGATCTGGCTCACCGACGAGAACAACCAAAAGACCCAGGTTGCTGGCGACGCCGTCCAGGACTTTGAGCCCCTCTATGGACCCACCTACCTACCCCGAAAGTTCAAGATCACTATCGGTATCCCTCCCCACAACGACACCGATGTGTACGCCCACGATATCGGTTTGATCGCCATCAAGGGTGAGGATGGTAACCTGGCTGGTTTCAACGTtcttgctggtggtggtatGGGTACTAcccacaacaacaagaagacgTATCCCCAGACTGGTCGCATGTTCGGTTTCTGCAAGACTGAGGATGTGCACATTGTCTGCGAGAAGATCATGCTCGTCCAGCGCGACAACGGTGACCGCAAGAACCGAAAGCACGCCCGTCTCAAGTACACCATCGACGACATGACGGTGCCCGTCTTCCGtggcaaggtcgaggagctctgGGGCAAGAAGTTTGAGCCTGAGCGGCCGTTCGAGTTCAAGAGCAACGTCGACACTTTCGGCTGGCAGAAGGATGAGTTTGGCCTCAACCACTTCACCTTCTTCATCGAGAACGGCCGTATCGAGGACACTGCCGAGTTCCAGATGAAGACTGGTCTGCGTGAGATCGCCAAGGTCCACAAGGGCGAGTTCCGCCTTACTGGTAACCAGCATCTCATCCTTAGCAACGTCGCCGATGAGGACCTCCCCGCCATGAAGGAGCTCATGAAGAAGTACAAGCTCGACAACATCCAGTTCTCTGGTCTCCGCCTCAGCTCCTCCGCCTGTGTCGCCTTCCCCACTTGCGgtctcgccatggccgagtctGAGCGATACCTGCCCGtgctcatctccaagcttgaGGCCTGCCTCGAGGAGAACGGTCTCCGCCAGGACTCCATTGTCATGCGTATGACGGGTTGCCCCAACGGTTGCGCTCGCCCCTGGTTGGCCGAGGTTGCCTTTGTCGGCAAGGCCTATGGCGCTTACAACATGTACCTGGGTGGTGGTTACCACGGCCAGCGTCTCAACAAGCTGTACCGCCAGAGCatcaaggaggatgagattctcgccatcatgaagccTCTCCTGAAGCAGTACGCCCTGGAACGACAGGAGGGTGAGCGCTTCGGTGATTTCTGCATCCGTACCGGCGTGATTGTGGCCACCACTGATGGCCAGAACTTCCACGATAAC ATCcctgaggatgacgaagatgaggaatAG
- a CDS encoding Uridine kinase — protein sequence MSADAVPQVEGGLESHVTVQKRAYYSPPWADVSIIGVAGSSGSGKSTLSQAIVKKLNLPWVVILSMDSFYKTLTPEQSKLAFANEYDFDSPDAIDFDVLVDKLRDLKAGKRAEIPVYSFAKHQRLDRTTSIYSPHVLVLEGIFALYDPRVLQLLDMGIYCEADADTCLSRRIVRDVRERGRDIEGIIKQWFGFVKPNFEKYVEPQRKVADLIVPRGIENRVALDMMVQFVEKKLFEKSRHHREALSRLEAASKDSPLSDRVVVLHPTPQLKFMNTILQDMDTDPEDFIFYFDRLASLIIEQALNNVQFESATIETPQGYKYQGLVPKGEVCAVIVLRGGSAFEPALRKTIPDCRTGRMLIQSDYSTGEPELHYLRLPDDIARHESVLLLDTQMATGGSALMAVQVLVDHGVQQERIVLATYAAGKVGIHRLTSVFPDITVVVCNMLDYQQQRWVEQRYFRC from the exons ATGTCCGCTGACGCAGTGCCTCAAGTCGAGGGCGGACTCGAGAGCCATGTCACGGTCCAGAAGCGAGCCTACTACTCGCCTCCTTGGGCTGATGTCAGCATTATCGGCGTCGCTGGAAGCTCGGGCTCGGGCAAGTCGACTCTGTCCCAGgccattgtcaagaagcTTAATTTGCCCTGGGTCGTCATCTTGTCAATG GACTCTTTCTACAAGACATTGACGCCCGAGCAGTCGAAGCTGGCCTTTGCCAATGAGTACGACTTTGATTCGCCCGAT GCCATCGACTTTGACGTTTTGGTCGACAAGTTGCGGGATCTTAAGGCCGG AAAGCGGGCTGAGATTCCTGTCTACTCATTTGCCAAGCACCAGCGGCTGGACCGCACCACCTCTATTTATTCGCCCCATGTGTTGGTTCTTGAGGGTATCTTTGCTCTGTACGACCCTCGCGTCTTGCAGCTCCTTGATATGGGT ATCTACTGCGAAGCTGATGCCGATACCTGCCTGTCGCGACGGA TCGTTCGTGACGTGCGAGAGCGTGGCCGAGACATTGAGGGTATCATCAAGCAATGGTTTGGTTTCGTGAAGCCCAACTTCGAAAAG TATGTTGAGCCGCAGCGCAAGGTGGCCGACCTGATTGTGCCAAGGGGCATTGAGAATCGGGTTGCCCTAG ACATGATGGTCCAGttcgtcgagaagaagctcttcGAAAAGTCGAGGCACCATCGAGAAGCCCTATCCCGTCTCGAGGCGGCTAGTAAGGATTCGCCGCTTTCTGATCGGGTTGTGGTTCTACACCCTACACCACAGCTCAAGTTCATGAACACTATCCTCCAAGATATGGATACTGATCCCGAGGACTTCATCTTTTACTTTGACAGACTTGCCAGTCTCATCATTGAACA AGCTTTGAACAATGTTCAATTCGAGTCTGCAACCATTGAAACTCCCCAAGGATACAAGTATCAAGGTCTTGTACCGAAGGGTGAGGTCTGTGCCGTGATCGTGCTCCGCGGAGGTTCGGCGTTCGAGCCGGCGCTACGAAAGACGATCCCTGACTGCCGCACGGGCCGAATGCTCATCCAGTCCGACTATTCCACGGGCGAGCCGGAGCTGCACTACCTGCGGCTGCCAGACGATATCGCAAGGCATGAGAGCGTCTTGCTTCTGGACACTCAGATGGCGACCGGTGGCTCGGCGTTGATGGCGGTCCAGGTCCTGGTAGACCATGGAGTCCAGCAGGAGCGTATTGTGCTGGCAACGTATGCGGCGGGCAAGGTTGGAATTCACAGGTTGACATCCGTGTTCCCAGACATCACGGTGGTGGTCTGCAACATGCTCGactaccagcagcagcgatgGGTTGAGCAAAGATATTTCCGTTGCTAA
- a CDS encoding NADH dehydrogenase [ubiquinone] iron-sulfur protein 4, mitochondrial, with protein MASLRSQRAAQLLRGAIAPRVALSAAPRRFQSSVTQASGTVPAPTTNEPDYDIQADKATSTYTPVPKSVQEGSEEILPAATISGAPMELQARTVRIYQETKPATQSGEWRGQRWRMDWDILPKGHRWENPLMGWQSSGDFMQGTHINFKSKEDAIHFAEKQGYEYFVQEPNSRKFAPKAYANNFLYSAGKLKHIRTK; from the exons ATGGCCTCCCTCCGATCCCAGCGCGCGGCCCAGCTGCTGCGAGGCGCCATTGCCCCCCGAGTCGCCCTTTCCGCCGCCCCCCGTCGATTCCAGAGCTCCGTCACCCAGGCCTCCGGCACAGTCCCGGCTCCCACGACCAACGAGCCCGACTACGACATCCAGGCTGACAAGGCCACCTC CACCTACACGCCCGTTCCCAAGTCGGTGCAGGAGGGCAGCGAAGAGATCCTCCCTGCTGCTACCATCTCGGGTGCCCCCATGGAGCTCCAGGCCCGAACAGTCCG CATCTACCAGGAGACCAAGCCCGCTACTCAGTCCGGCGAGTGGCGTGGCCAGCGCTGGCGCATGGACTGGGACATCCTCCCCAAGGGCCACCGATGGGAAAACCCTCTGATGGGATGGCAGTCTTCGGGTGATTTCATGCAGGGCACGcacatcaacttcaagagcaaggaggaTGCCATTCACTTCGCCGAGAAGCAGGGCTATGAGTACTTCGTCCAGGAGCCCAACTCGCGCAAGTTCGCCCCCAAGGCGTATGCCAACAACTTCCTGTACTCCGCCGGAAAGCTCAAGCACATCCGGACGAAATAG